A genome region from Streptomyces xanthophaeus includes the following:
- a CDS encoding response regulator has translation MADSFGPVRGDGGVAGCRGTDDPTQETAREPIRVLVVDDHALFRRGLEIVLAQEEDIQVVGEAGDGAEAVDKAADLLPDIVLMDVRMPRRGGIEACTSIKEVAPSAKIIMLTISDEEADLYDAIKAGATGYLLKEISTDEVATAIRAVADGQSQISPSMASKLLTEFKSMIQRTDERRLVPAPRLTDRELEVLKLVATGMNNRDIAKELFISENTVKNHVRNILEKLQLHSRMEAVVYAMREKILEIR, from the coding sequence ATGGCGGACAGCTTCGGGCCGGTGCGCGGGGACGGCGGCGTCGCGGGCTGCCGCGGGACGGACGACCCGACCCAGGAGACCGCCCGGGAGCCCATCAGGGTGCTCGTGGTCGACGACCACGCGCTCTTCCGGCGGGGACTGGAGATCGTCCTCGCGCAGGAGGAGGACATCCAGGTCGTGGGCGAGGCCGGGGACGGGGCGGAGGCCGTGGACAAGGCGGCCGACCTGCTTCCGGACATCGTGCTGATGGACGTGCGGATGCCCCGGCGCGGCGGCATCGAGGCGTGCACCTCGATCAAGGAGGTGGCCCCCTCTGCGAAGATCATCATGCTGACGATCAGCGACGAGGAGGCGGACCTCTACGACGCGATCAAGGCGGGCGCGACCGGGTACCTCCTGAAGGAGATCTCGACGGACGAGGTGGCCACGGCGATCCGGGCGGTGGCGGACGGCCAGTCGCAGATCAGCCCGTCGATGGCGTCGAAGCTGCTCACCGAGTTCAAGTCGATGATCCAGCGGACCGACGAGCGGCGGCTGGTCCCCGCGCCGCGGCTGACGGACCGGGAGCTGGAGGTCCTGAAACTGGTGGCCACCGGCATGAACAACCGTGATATCGCCAAGGAGTTGTTCATTTCCGAGAACACCGTGAAGAACCACGTCCGCAACATCCTGGAGAAGCTGCAGCTGCACTCCAGGATGGAGGCCGTGGTCTACGCGATGCGGGAAAAGATCCTCGAAATCCGCTAG
- a CDS encoding GNAT family N-acetyltransferase: MEPKTLSTDRLVLRPFVPSDEDELYAAARDPDVQRWTLVPSPYEREHAHTYVNETVPNGWRDGTAFAFAVRLGAEGPLVAAVGVHIHTAESTEIGYWAVKEHRGRGYMTEAVLAVARWAFTEVGIGRLEWRAEVGNAGSRAVAEKAGFQVEGILRAGIVHRGTNRDCWVGALLPSDLGLPSKLPYLPAPAE, from the coding sequence ATGGAACCCAAGACGCTCAGCACGGACCGATTGGTATTGCGGCCTTTCGTCCCGTCGGACGAGGACGAGCTGTATGCGGCGGCCCGGGATCCGGACGTCCAGCGCTGGACGCTCGTGCCCTCCCCCTATGAGCGCGAGCACGCGCACACCTATGTGAACGAGACCGTGCCGAACGGCTGGCGCGACGGCACGGCCTTCGCCTTCGCCGTGCGCCTCGGGGCCGAGGGCCCCCTGGTCGCGGCCGTCGGCGTGCACATCCACACCGCGGAGAGCACCGAGATCGGCTACTGGGCGGTCAAGGAGCACCGCGGCCGGGGCTACATGACCGAGGCGGTCCTGGCCGTCGCCCGCTGGGCCTTCACCGAAGTGGGCATCGGGCGGCTGGAATGGCGCGCCGAGGTGGGCAACGCGGGCTCCCGCGCCGTGGCCGAGAAGGCCGGCTTCCAGGTCGAGGGCATCCTGCGGGCCGGCATCGTCCACCGCGGCACCAACCGCGACTGCTGGGTCGGCGCCCTGCTCCCCTCCGACCTGGGCCTGCCCTCGAAGCTGCCCTACCTGCCGGCACCCGCGGAGTAG
- the mtrB gene encoding MtrAB system histidine kinase MtrB produces the protein MSGRAHGGFRPWKLRFGRLFRDRASSSRVLRLFVRLARRPLLPAVRLWRRNIQLRVVAATLLISLAVVLALGFVVIAQVSKGLLDAKEEAAQSQAAGGFAVAQEKANAPATVDGPDATDNRVGRDASTWMNSLVKQLASGGQTAFEVVALGAGTGDEALPGTQGVKGARASGNVDPTASVPLPLRRAVNRATGAFKTFSEIRYTSGDGAKEPEPALVIGKRLSDINGDPYDLYYLFPLTQEEESLNLIKVTIVTAGLFVVVLLCGIAWLVVRQVVTPVRMAAGIAERLSAGRLQERMKVTGEDDIARLGEAFNKMAQNLQNKIQQLEELSRMQRRFVSDVSHELRTPLTTVRMAADVIHDARVDFDPITARSAELLAGQLDRFESLLADLLEISRFDAGAAALEAEPIDLRDVVRRVIDGAEPLAEHKGTRIRVLGDTQPVIAEADARRVERVLRNLVVNAVEHGEGRDVVVRLASAGGAVAVAVRDYGVGLKPGEATRVFNRFWRADPARARTTGGTGLGLSIAVEDARLHGGWLQAWGEPGGGSQFRLTLPRTADEPLRGSPIPLEPEDSRANRANRARAAAEAAGGAAERTPADAGDRSSIPPRSPVAGAMPVPADPTALPGNGARVVARPAEQAQQEDRADGR, from the coding sequence ATGTCCGGCAGGGCCCACGGCGGCTTCCGCCCGTGGAAGCTGCGCTTCGGCCGGCTGTTCCGGGACCGGGCGTCGAGCAGCCGGGTCCTGCGGCTGTTCGTACGCCTGGCGCGGCGGCCGCTGCTTCCGGCTGTCCGGTTGTGGCGGCGCAACATCCAGCTCCGCGTGGTCGCCGCCACCCTGCTGATCTCGCTCGCCGTGGTCCTCGCCCTGGGGTTCGTCGTCATCGCCCAGGTCAGCAAGGGTCTCCTCGACGCCAAGGAGGAGGCGGCGCAGAGCCAGGCCGCGGGCGGGTTCGCGGTGGCGCAGGAGAAGGCCAACGCCCCGGCCACGGTGGACGGGCCCGACGCCACCGACAACAGGGTCGGCCGGGACGCCAGTACGTGGATGAACTCCCTGGTCAAGCAGTTGGCCAGTGGCGGGCAGACGGCCTTCGAGGTCGTCGCGCTGGGTGCGGGCACGGGTGATGAGGCGCTGCCCGGGACGCAGGGCGTCAAGGGCGCCCGGGCCTCCGGCAACGTGGACCCGACCGCCAGTGTCCCGCTGCCGCTGCGCCGGGCCGTCAACCGTGCCACCGGCGCCTTCAAGACCTTCTCCGAGATCCGGTACACCAGCGGGGACGGGGCGAAGGAGCCCGAGCCGGCGCTGGTCATCGGCAAGCGGCTCTCGGACATCAACGGCGACCCGTACGACCTGTACTACCTCTTCCCGCTGACGCAGGAGGAGGAGTCCCTCAACCTGATCAAGGTCACCATCGTGACCGCGGGCCTGTTCGTCGTCGTCCTGCTCTGCGGCATCGCCTGGCTCGTCGTACGCCAGGTGGTGACCCCGGTCCGGATGGCCGCGGGCATCGCCGAGCGGCTTTCGGCCGGGCGGCTGCAGGAGCGGATGAAGGTCACCGGTGAGGACGACATCGCGCGCCTCGGCGAGGCCTTCAACAAGATGGCCCAGAACCTCCAGAACAAGATCCAGCAGCTGGAGGAGCTGTCCCGGATGCAGCGCCGTTTCGTCTCGGACGTCTCGCACGAGCTGCGCACCCCGCTGACGACGGTCCGGATGGCCGCCGACGTCATCCACGACGCCCGGGTCGACTTCGACCCGATCACCGCGCGCTCCGCCGAGCTGCTCGCCGGGCAGCTCGACCGGTTCGAGTCGCTCCTCGCCGACCTGCTGGAGATCAGCCGCTTCGACGCCGGGGCGGCGGCCCTGGAGGCCGAGCCCATCGACCTGCGTGACGTCGTCCGCCGGGTCATCGACGGGGCCGAGCCGCTCGCCGAGCACAAGGGCACCCGGATCCGGGTCCTGGGCGACACCCAGCCGGTCATCGCCGAGGCCGACGCCCGGCGGGTGGAGCGGGTGCTGCGCAATCTGGTCGTCAACGCCGTGGAGCACGGCGAGGGCCGCGACGTGGTGGTCCGGCTGGCGTCCGCGGGCGGGGCCGTCGCCGTCGCCGTACGGGACTACGGGGTCGGGCTGAAGCCCGGCGAGGCCACCCGCGTGTTCAACCGCTTCTGGCGGGCCGACCCGGCGCGGGCGCGCACGACCGGCGGGACCGGCCTCGGCCTGTCGATCGCCGTCGAGGACGCCCGGCTGCACGGGGGCTGGCTGCAGGCCTGGGGCGAGCCGGGCGGCGGCTCGCAGTTCCGCCTGACGCTGCCGCGCACGGCCGACGAGCCGCTGCGGGGCTCGCCCATCCCGCTGGAGCCCGAGGACTCCCGGGCCAACCGCGCCAACCGGGCCAGGGCCGCGGCCGAGGCCGCGGGCGGCGCGGCGGAGCGCACGCCCGCCGACGCGGGCGACCGCTCGTCGATACCGCCGCGCTCGCCCGTCGCCGGAGCGATGCCGGTGCCCGCCGACCCGACGGCCCTGCCGGGCAACGGGGCCCGGGTCGTGGCCCGCCCGGCCGAGCAGGCACAACAGGAGGACCGAGCCGATGGACGCTGA
- a CDS encoding winged helix-turn-helix domain-containing protein: MTSGTASLSLSADDARRIALRAQGFLGAPDRRGGVRGVLRHLGAVQLDTISVLARSHELIPYARLGAVGRDTVEQAYWSDRHAFEYWSHAACILPIEEWPHFAFRRRANRARGHRWHLLQDKHTSTRAVLDRLKADGPLTSTELGGAKNGGEWFDWSETKIAVEWLLDTGEVVCSERRGWKRVYDLPERAVPDALLHDDLDDRECARRLVALAGRSLGVGTRADIADYHRLKGGEFDAVVADSGLVPVEVEGWSKPAWADPAALAEAPRGRHRTTLLSPFDSLVWDRPRTERIFGFTHRLEAYVPKPKRIHGYFAMPLLAGGRLQGRVDPAREGRTLVARQLSLTSPKAAAPMARALREAAEWVGCEDVRVERASSPAEAAAVTAELAAL; encoded by the coding sequence ATGACTTCGGGCACCGCTTCGCTCTCCCTGTCCGCCGACGACGCGCGGCGCATCGCCCTGCGCGCGCAGGGCTTCCTCGGCGCACCCGACCGGCGCGGCGGGGTCCGCGGGGTCCTGCGCCACCTGGGCGCCGTACAGCTGGACACCATCTCGGTCCTGGCCCGCTCGCACGAGCTGATCCCGTACGCGCGCCTGGGCGCGGTGGGCCGGGACACCGTGGAGCAGGCGTACTGGTCGGACCGGCACGCCTTCGAGTACTGGTCGCACGCCGCCTGCATCCTGCCGATCGAGGAATGGCCGCATTTCGCGTTCCGCCGCCGGGCCAACCGGGCGCGCGGCCACCGCTGGCACCTCCTCCAGGACAAGCACACCTCGACGCGGGCGGTCCTGGACCGGCTGAAGGCGGACGGCCCGCTGACCTCCACCGAGCTGGGCGGCGCCAAGAACGGCGGCGAGTGGTTCGACTGGTCCGAGACCAAGATCGCGGTGGAGTGGCTGCTGGACACCGGCGAGGTGGTGTGCAGCGAGCGCCGCGGCTGGAAGCGGGTCTACGACCTCCCCGAGCGGGCCGTTCCCGACGCGCTGCTCCACGACGACCTGGACGACCGCGAGTGCGCACGCCGTCTGGTCGCCCTGGCGGGCCGGTCCCTGGGCGTCGGCACCCGCGCCGACATCGCGGACTACCACCGCCTCAAGGGCGGGGAGTTCGACGCGGTGGTCGCGGACTCCGGACTGGTACCGGTCGAGGTGGAGGGCTGGTCCAAGCCGGCCTGGGCGGACCCGGCGGCTCTCGCGGAGGCTCCCCGGGGCCGCCACCGCACGACGCTGCTCTCGCCCTTCGACTCCCTGGTCTGGGACCGTCCCCGGACGGAGCGGATCTTCGGTTTCACGCACCGCCTGGAGGCGTACGTGCCCAAGCCGAAGCGGATACACGGGTACTTCGCGATGCCGCTGCTGGCGGGCGGCCGGCTCCAGGGCCGCGTCGACCCGGCCCGCGAGGGCCGCACGCTGGTCGCCCGGCAGCTCTCGCTGACCTCCCCGAAGGCCGCGGCCCCGATGGCGCGGGCCCTGCGGGAGGCGGCGGAATGGGTCGGCTGCGAGGACGTGCGCGTCGAGCGCGCGAGCTCGCCCGCGGAGGCGGCGGCCGTCACCGCGGAACTGGCCGCGCTCTAG
- a CDS encoding LpqB family beta-propeller domain-containing protein: MDAEPLDARAGRARVRRRRLRAVRAYAFGAAGLLLAGCASMPDRGDIRPVQASQGVDSQVRVFGVPPADKASPAEIVDGFLEAMTSDDPQLETARKYLTEAAAKSWKPGSAVTVLSSGLNRVPNRGEKDPDGPRWKVTGKKLATVDEHSAYQPQTGAREYEEFLQLVQNEDKQWRISTPPSGLVLSESDFQRIYMPVNKYYFAGGTLVADPVYVRQRTDPDSRMDPTTQTVQSLLAGPSRWLAPVVESSFPTGTELSPGTKSLSYDGQNTLRVPLNEKAENVAQPQCKKMATQLLYTVKDLTGSRLDQVELVRAGGKSTSLCSVSEVSAAAIAGRPKIPEFQYFVDNDKRLVRMKLDTSSEDQQPKPEPVPGPLATPPGFKVRSAAVSHDERRAAVISEDEHALYVVALVGSGAMPQPLPIGKGGKAPMLTAPSWDASGDLWVADRDPQSPGLWRVPGGAGTPEKVQVAGLDGRKIASLKASADGARIALLVEQPDGNKVLYVGRIERPDGKSDSSAVSVRELRPAAPQMVDVTAMSWAPRGRLLVVGRENGGVQQARYMLADGSMVAASLPGATGLSEVAVAATEDEAKPKPVVAYSEDGIVWLPPGAQWRTVAGGRSPVYPG; the protein is encoded by the coding sequence ATGGACGCTGAGCCCTTGGACGCGCGGGCGGGGCGTGCGCGGGTGCGGCGCCGGAGGCTGCGTGCCGTCAGGGCGTACGCCTTCGGTGCGGCCGGCCTGCTGCTCGCGGGGTGCGCCTCCATGCCGGACCGGGGCGACATCCGCCCGGTGCAGGCCTCGCAGGGCGTGGATTCGCAGGTCCGGGTGTTCGGCGTACCGCCTGCGGACAAGGCCAGCCCGGCGGAGATCGTCGACGGCTTCCTGGAGGCGATGACCAGCGACGACCCGCAGCTGGAGACGGCCCGCAAGTACCTCACCGAGGCCGCCGCGAAGAGCTGGAAGCCCGGCTCGGCCGTCACCGTGCTCTCCTCCGGGCTCAACCGGGTTCCCAACCGCGGCGAGAAGGACCCGGACGGGCCCCGCTGGAAGGTGACCGGCAAGAAGCTCGCGACTGTCGACGAGCACAGCGCGTACCAGCCGCAGACCGGGGCCAGGGAGTACGAGGAGTTCCTGCAGCTCGTCCAGAACGAGGACAAGCAGTGGCGGATCTCGACCCCGCCGAGCGGGCTCGTGCTCAGCGAGTCGGACTTCCAGCGCATCTACATGCCGGTCAACAAGTACTACTTCGCGGGCGGCACGCTCGTCGCCGATCCCGTCTACGTGCGTCAGCGCACGGACCCGGACTCGCGGATGGACCCGACCACGCAGACCGTGCAGTCGCTGCTGGCGGGGCCGTCCCGGTGGCTCGCCCCGGTCGTGGAGTCCAGCTTCCCCACCGGTACGGAACTGAGCCCGGGCACCAAGTCCCTTTCGTACGACGGGCAGAACACGCTGCGCGTGCCGCTCAACGAGAAGGCCGAGAACGTCGCGCAGCCGCAGTGCAAGAAGATGGCTACCCAACTCCTGTACACGGTCAAGGATCTGACGGGTTCCCGGCTCGACCAGGTCGAACTGGTGCGGGCGGGGGGCAAGTCGACGTCGCTGTGTTCGGTGAGCGAGGTGAGCGCGGCCGCGATCGCGGGCCGGCCCAAGATTCCCGAGTTCCAGTACTTCGTCGACAACGACAAGCGGCTGGTCCGGATGAAGCTGGACACGAGCAGCGAGGACCAGCAGCCCAAGCCCGAACCGGTGCCGGGGCCGCTGGCCACCCCGCCCGGGTTCAAGGTCAGGTCGGCGGCGGTCTCCCACGACGAGCGGCGCGCGGCCGTGATCTCCGAGGACGAGCACGCGCTGTACGTCGTGGCGCTGGTCGGGAGCGGGGCGATGCCGCAGCCGCTGCCGATCGGCAAGGGCGGCAAGGCGCCGATGCTGACCGCGCCGAGCTGGGACGCTTCGGGTGATCTGTGGGTCGCGGACCGCGATCCGCAGTCCCCGGGGCTGTGGCGGGTGCCCGGTGGTGCCGGAACGCCGGAGAAGGTGCAGGTGGCGGGGCTCGACGGGCGGAAGATCGCTTCGCTGAAGGCGTCCGCCGACGGGGCGCGGATCGCGCTGCTGGTGGAGCAGCCCGACGGCAACAAGGTCCTCTACGTCGGGCGGATCGAGCGGCCCGACGGCAAGAGCGACTCCTCGGCGGTGTCGGTGCGCGAGCTGCGTCCGGCGGCCCCGCAGATGGTCGACGTGACGGCGATGAGCTGGGCGCCGCGCGGGCGGCTGCTCGTGGTGGGCCGGGAGAACGGCGGCGTGCAGCAGGCCCGCTACATGCTGGCCGACGGTTCGATGGTCGCGGCGAGCCTGCCCGGGGCCACCGGGCTCTCGGAGGTGGCGGTCGCGGCCACCGAGGACGAGGCGAAGCCGAAGCCGGTGGTCGCGTACTCGGAGGACGGGATCGTGTGGCTGCCGCCGGGGGCGCAGTGGCGCACGGTGGCGGGCGGCCGGTCGCCGGTGTACCCGGGCTGA
- the hpf gene encoding ribosome hibernation-promoting factor, HPF/YfiA family — MDIVVKGRKTEVPERFRKHVAEKLNPERIQKLDAKVISLDVEVSKEHNPRQADRSDRVEITLRSRGPVIRAEAAAADAYAALDLAQDKLEARLRKQHDKRYTRRGNGRLSAAEVADVVPGVASLNGSGQPVSEEKTDGVPITRIGSLEVQGEGPLIVREKTHSAAPMSLDQALYEMELVGHDFYLFVDSETKLPSVVYRRHAYDYGVIHVNPDGASSSEEPRGGAGGALGG; from the coding sequence GTGGACATCGTCGTCAAGGGCCGCAAGACCGAGGTGCCCGAGCGGTTCCGCAAGCACGTGGCCGAGAAGCTGAATCCGGAGCGGATCCAGAAGCTCGACGCCAAGGTGATCAGCTTGGACGTCGAGGTGTCCAAGGAGCACAACCCGCGCCAGGCCGACCGTTCCGACCGCGTGGAGATCACCCTGCGTTCGCGGGGCCCGGTGATCCGTGCCGAGGCCGCCGCCGCCGACGCGTACGCGGCGCTGGACCTCGCTCAGGACAAGCTGGAGGCCCGGCTGCGCAAGCAGCACGACAAGCGTTACACCCGCCGTGGCAACGGCCGGCTCTCGGCGGCGGAGGTCGCCGACGTGGTGCCGGGCGTCGCCTCGCTGAACGGCAGTGGTCAGCCGGTGTCGGAGGAGAAGACGGACGGGGTGCCGATCACCCGGATCGGATCCCTGGAGGTGCAGGGCGAAGGCCCGCTCATCGTCCGCGAGAAGACCCACTCGGCCGCACCCATGTCGCTCGACCAGGCCCTGTACGAGATGGAACTGGTCGGCCACGACTTCTATCTGTTCGTCGACTCCGAGACGAAGTTGCCGAGTGTCGTCTACCGCCGTCATGCCTATGACTACGGCGTCATCCACGTGAACCCCGACGGTGCCTCCAGCTCGGAGGAGCCGCGGGGCGGCGCCGGTGGCGCGCTCGGCGGCTGA
- the mtrA gene encoding two-component system response regulator MtrA: protein MMSTMKGRVLVVDDDTALAEMLGIVLRGEGFEPSFVADGDKALAAFREAKPDLVLLDLMLPGRDGIEVCRLIRAESGVPIVMLTAKSDTVDVVVGLESGADDYIVKPFKPKELVARIRARLRRSEEPAPEQLAIGDLVIDVAGHSVKRDGASIALTPLEFDLLVALARKPWQVFTREVLLEQVWGYRHAADTRLVNVHVQRLRSKVEKDPERPEIVVTVRGVGYKAGPS from the coding sequence ATGATGTCAACCATGAAGGGACGCGTCCTTGTCGTCGACGACGACACCGCGCTGGCCGAGATGCTCGGCATTGTGCTGCGTGGAGAAGGTTTTGAGCCGTCGTTCGTAGCGGACGGTGACAAGGCACTTGCTGCCTTCCGGGAGGCGAAGCCGGACCTGGTGCTGCTCGACCTCATGCTGCCCGGGAGGGACGGCATAGAGGTCTGCCGCCTGATCCGGGCCGAGTCCGGCGTGCCGATCGTCATGCTCACCGCGAAGAGCGACACGGTCGATGTCGTCGTGGGTCTGGAGTCCGGGGCCGACGACTACATCGTGAAGCCGTTCAAGCCGAAGGAGCTGGTGGCCCGCATCCGGGCCCGTCTGCGCCGGTCGGAGGAGCCCGCGCCCGAGCAGCTGGCCATCGGTGACCTGGTCATCGACGTGGCCGGGCACTCGGTCAAGCGGGACGGTGCCTCGATCGCGCTGACCCCGCTCGAGTTCGACCTGCTGGTCGCGCTCGCGCGCAAGCCCTGGCAGGTGTTCACCCGTGAGGTGCTGCTGGAGCAGGTCTGGGGTTACCGGCACGCGGCGGACACCCGCCTGGTCAACGTGCACGTGCAGCGTCTGCGCTCCAAGGTCGAGAAGGATCCGGAGCGCCCCGAGATCGTCGTGACGGTGCGTGGTGTCGGCTACAAGGCCGGACCCAGCTGA
- a CDS encoding ComF family protein, producing MRGWWQELAGLVLPVDCAGCGAVRVLVCAGCRDALSGAGEGPVRPSPRPAGLPVVRAAAVYEGAVRSLLLAHKERGALPLAGVLGAALAAAVLAGGSGGSGGAGGFGGAGDVVLVPVPSARRQVRARGHDPARRIALAAAGRLRRAGVPARVAPVLGLRRAVADQAGLGARQRRENLTGALAVRRGGRRLTAGAAGIVLVDDVITTGATLAEAARAVRAAGLVAGPGAVLGAAVVAAPADSFRRIERLPRV from the coding sequence ATGCGTGGGTGGTGGCAGGAGCTCGCCGGGCTGGTCCTGCCGGTCGACTGCGCCGGCTGCGGGGCGGTCCGGGTGCTGGTGTGCGCCGGGTGCCGCGATGCGCTGAGCGGGGCCGGGGAGGGGCCGGTGCGGCCGTCTCCGCGGCCCGCGGGGCTGCCGGTGGTACGGGCCGCCGCCGTCTACGAGGGGGCCGTACGGAGCCTCCTGCTGGCGCACAAGGAGCGCGGGGCGCTGCCGCTGGCCGGGGTGCTCGGCGCTGCCCTGGCCGCCGCCGTCCTGGCGGGCGGTTCCGGTGGTTCCGGTGGCGCGGGCGGCTTCGGCGGTGCGGGGGACGTGGTGCTGGTCCCGGTCCCGTCGGCGCGGCGGCAGGTCCGGGCGCGCGGGCACGATCCGGCGCGCAGGATCGCGCTCGCGGCCGCGGGGCGGCTGAGGAGGGCCGGTGTTCCCGCGCGGGTGGCGCCCGTACTGGGGCTGCGGCGGGCGGTGGCGGACCAGGCGGGGCTGGGGGCCCGGCAGCGCCGGGAGAACCTCACGGGGGCGCTGGCGGTGCGCCGGGGCGGGCGGCGGCTCACGGCCGGGGCGGCCGGGATCGTGCTCGTGGACGACGTGATCACCACGGGGGCGACGCTGGCCGAGGCGGCCCGGGCGGTGCGCGCCGCGGGGCTGGTGGCGGGCCCGGGGGCCGTGCTGGGGGCGGCCGTGGTGGCCGCGCCGGCGGACTCCTTCAGGCGGATCGAACGCCTGCCACGCGTTTGA